The following proteins come from a genomic window of Acinetobacter sp. SAAs474:
- a CDS encoding phospholipase D family protein: protein MLNHSPSPYLNISLSLKIFLSCLLSIGIAACSTLPPQQPQPIQSALSTDTRDTSLAKMIQPLRLQHPDLTGYHILSDPLDALAARISLINQAEKTLDLQYYIWNNDRIGALALYSILQAANRGVKVRLLIDDNNAKEMEGIFLVLDQHPNIDIKLYNPYRFRHYRAIDMLLDLKRINRRMHNKSFIVDNQIALIGGRNMSDQYYNLGDNYQFADVDVMLVGQSSDQVINSFDNYWNDDYAYPVKQLVNPQQYRLDYDNLTQQLAQNYKEISTQNYLDLAYHSQAFERNFNQLMHFNWTQAEVFSDPPEKIKGTAVPAQYLGPQLLAKLEKPEHHLDIISAYFVPGKEGTAQLNALAQQGVKVRILTNSFKANDVPIVHAFYSKYRPDLLDHNVQLYEFLYSPDQEVLHKDIEEIAQKIKVNIKGLSHASLHAKLFAIDDKQVFIGSPNFDPRSAYLNSEIGVLLNSPTLAQGIHQAMNQNLSHYAYKLLLNADHHINWQVEKNTKDIREFKTEPRMRWYQKAALKVLSWLPIEGFM, encoded by the coding sequence ATTTTGAATCATTCTCCTTCTCCATATCTCAACATATCTTTATCGCTAAAGATTTTCCTGAGCTGTCTCTTGAGTATTGGAATTGCAGCATGTTCAACTTTACCGCCTCAACAGCCTCAGCCTATTCAATCTGCACTGAGCACAGATACTCGCGATACATCATTAGCCAAAATGATTCAGCCGCTACGCCTACAGCATCCAGATTTAACAGGATATCATATTCTTTCTGATCCGCTCGATGCATTAGCAGCGAGGATTAGTCTAATTAACCAAGCCGAAAAAACATTAGATTTACAATATTATATTTGGAACAATGATCGGATTGGCGCACTTGCATTATATTCTATTTTGCAAGCTGCAAATCGCGGTGTCAAAGTACGATTATTAATTGATGACAATAATGCTAAAGAAATGGAAGGTATTTTTTTAGTTCTAGATCAGCATCCAAATATTGATATTAAACTTTATAATCCTTATCGTTTTAGACATTATCGCGCAATCGATATGTTACTCGATTTAAAACGTATTAACCGTCGCATGCACAATAAAAGTTTTATTGTCGATAATCAAATTGCACTGATTGGTGGTCGCAATATGAGTGATCAATACTATAATCTGGGTGACAATTATCAATTTGCTGATGTTGATGTGATGCTGGTGGGACAATCCTCAGACCAAGTAATTAATTCTTTTGATAATTACTGGAACGATGACTATGCCTATCCTGTAAAACAACTGGTTAATCCACAGCAATATCGCCTAGATTATGACAACTTAACACAGCAGTTAGCCCAAAATTATAAAGAGATTTCAACACAAAATTATTTAGATTTAGCCTATCATTCTCAAGCTTTTGAACGTAACTTTAATCAATTAATGCATTTTAATTGGACACAAGCTGAAGTATTTAGCGATCCTCCTGAAAAAATTAAAGGAACAGCAGTCCCAGCACAATACTTAGGACCTCAATTACTGGCAAAACTCGAAAAACCCGAACACCATCTTGATATCATTTCAGCCTATTTCGTACCAGGTAAAGAAGGTACTGCTCAATTAAATGCCTTGGCCCAACAAGGTGTAAAAGTTCGTATTCTGACCAACTCATTTAAAGCCAATGATGTTCCGATTGTGCACGCTTTTTATTCTAAATATCGTCCAGATCTGCTAGATCACAATGTACAACTGTATGAGTTTCTATATTCACCAGATCAAGAGGTATTGCATAAGGATATTGAAGAAATTGCACAAAAAATTAAAGTGAATATCAAAGGCTTAAGTCATGCAAGCTTACATGCAAAACTGTTTGCGATAGACGATAAACAGGTGTTTATTGGTTCACCAAATTTTGATCCTCGCTCGGCCTATTTAAATTCAGAAATTGGGGTACTACTCAATAGCCCAACATTGGCCCAAGGAATTCATCAAGCCATGAATCAAAATTTATCGCACTATGCCTATAAATTGTTATTAAATGCCGATCACCATATCAATTGGCAAG